In the Opitutia bacterium genome, one interval contains:
- a CDS encoding cellobiose phosphorylase yields the protein MGSVSPHALSLSAAADFGLIELNSASGLRAQLLPSGTLFALRHRETLLNQVLPGPAEEGLFRLLVRWKDATGKVAGWAPLVGREVDFSAAADPAWRTTPCAGLECVTTLTLHPQHAAWAWRVQLRNTSGAPLTCEIFHAQDLGLADEGAVRNNEAYTSQYLDLLPLSDSALGHVILARQNQPAAGGRHPWAAFACAEGAAAFCTDAYQFLGADFRLTGEPLAMREPALPSRRLQYECALAGLQTRPIVLAPDGNATTTFVARFIEDHPTASSAADLACLAEVLPAVWASAPTIARFSHAPRSVFTALWLHGENATAAELAAWFPDARRHEEFDAQRHLLSFFCGTDTHVVLRAKEAIVARPHGHIVRNGTSLWIDDAQFGITAYAAGIFGAQVYLGNPSIARLLSVVRHPLNLARASGQRVFVRRAGEWRQLGVPSAFVMEPGRVRWHYRLTDATIEATLTCSRESAASFLVLQVTSGTPCEFLVTHSLALGANEFDARGTLEVNAAQGWMAAVPSPAGFLAQHLPQTCFALAAIDPAQAAELGGDELLYADNQARGGPYAVVRSVATSQFSLALVGTHAGLSALETAVAAARGEFAAERPLACPPAAPVRLGRARDAGVARVDDVLPWFTHNASIHFSTPHGLEQYGGAAWGVRDVTQGSIEWLLSAGEFDVARRVLETVFAQQYLGAAAQAEGVEGAWPQWFMFPPFHFIQQAHSHGDVCFWPVKALCDYVEATNDLSFLSQNIDYTDAKSFRPTGTRESLWVHCDRVVAHVESRLVPGTALVNYGDGDWDDTLQPADPTLRTRMVSAWTVALAFQTFRQLAAVSQRAGETARAEVLESLLARMRRDFSAQLMPGGTVAGFLVNEADGTKRPLLHPSDKITGIRYRLLPMTRSVIAELFTPEEAKHHLAIVERDLKFSDGVRLMSEPATYHGGLEKLFKRGETAANVGREIGLQYVHAHIRYAEAMAKIGDADRLWEALQVVNPVGLEQVVPRAAPRQSNVYFSSSDADFADRVEAAARWPELRAGRVSVRGGWRLYSSGPGLYLHKIRACLLGIRESFGDVVFDPVLPRSLDGLTAETHLCGRPVRLVYAVKSATHSPRSVRVNGHALAGNPEPNPYRAGGLRVASADVSTHLNPQSNLIEIIL from the coding sequence ATGGGTTCCGTCTCTCCTCACGCACTCTCGCTCTCCGCCGCCGCCGATTTCGGGCTCATCGAGCTCAACTCCGCCAGCGGTCTCCGCGCGCAACTGCTGCCTAGCGGCACGCTGTTCGCCTTGCGCCATCGCGAGACCCTGCTCAACCAAGTGTTGCCCGGCCCCGCCGAGGAAGGTCTTTTCCGCCTTCTCGTGCGCTGGAAAGACGCCACGGGCAAAGTCGCCGGATGGGCGCCACTGGTCGGACGTGAGGTCGATTTCTCCGCCGCCGCCGACCCGGCTTGGCGCACGACGCCGTGCGCCGGCCTCGAATGCGTCACCACCCTGACGCTGCACCCGCAACACGCCGCCTGGGCTTGGCGCGTGCAACTCCGCAACACGTCGGGCGCCCCGCTCACGTGCGAGATTTTCCATGCGCAGGACCTCGGCCTCGCCGACGAGGGCGCCGTGCGCAACAACGAGGCCTACACCTCGCAATACCTCGATCTCCTTCCGCTTTCCGACTCGGCTCTCGGGCACGTCATCCTCGCCCGGCAGAACCAACCCGCCGCCGGCGGACGCCACCCGTGGGCCGCGTTCGCATGCGCCGAGGGTGCGGCCGCCTTCTGCACCGACGCCTACCAGTTTCTCGGCGCCGATTTCCGTCTGACCGGCGAACCGCTCGCGATGCGTGAGCCGGCGCTGCCGTCGCGCCGCCTCCAATACGAATGCGCGCTCGCCGGCCTGCAAACGCGGCCGATCGTCCTCGCGCCGGACGGCAACGCCACGACGACCTTCGTTGCGCGCTTCATCGAGGACCACCCGACCGCCTCCTCCGCCGCCGATCTGGCGTGCCTCGCCGAGGTGTTGCCCGCGGTTTGGGCGAGTGCCCCGACAATCGCGCGTTTCAGTCATGCGCCGCGCTCGGTGTTCACCGCGCTGTGGTTGCATGGCGAGAATGCGACCGCGGCGGAGCTCGCCGCCTGGTTCCCGGACGCGCGCCGCCACGAGGAATTCGACGCCCAGCGCCACCTGCTCTCGTTTTTCTGCGGCACGGATACGCACGTCGTCCTCCGCGCCAAGGAGGCGATCGTCGCCCGCCCGCACGGCCACATCGTCCGCAACGGCACCTCGCTTTGGATCGACGACGCCCAGTTCGGCATCACCGCCTACGCCGCGGGTATTTTCGGCGCGCAGGTCTATCTCGGCAACCCGAGCATCGCGCGCCTCCTCTCCGTCGTGCGCCATCCGCTCAATCTCGCGCGGGCCAGCGGCCAGCGCGTGTTCGTGCGGCGGGCAGGGGAGTGGCGCCAGCTCGGCGTGCCCTCGGCCTTCGTCATGGAGCCGGGTCGCGTCCGGTGGCACTACCGTCTGACCGACGCGACCATCGAGGCCACGCTCACGTGCTCCCGCGAATCGGCGGCGAGCTTTCTCGTCTTGCAGGTGACGAGCGGGACACCGTGCGAGTTCCTCGTCACGCATTCTCTCGCGCTCGGGGCCAACGAATTCGATGCGCGCGGCACGCTGGAGGTCAACGCCGCGCAAGGCTGGATGGCCGCCGTGCCGTCTCCGGCCGGATTCCTCGCACAACATCTGCCGCAAACCTGCTTTGCCCTCGCGGCGATCGATCCTGCGCAGGCGGCCGAGCTGGGCGGCGACGAACTCCTCTACGCCGACAATCAAGCGCGCGGCGGCCCCTACGCCGTAGTCCGTTCCGTGGCGACCAGCCAGTTTTCTCTCGCGCTCGTCGGCACGCACGCCGGCCTCTCCGCGCTCGAAACCGCCGTGGCTGCGGCGCGCGGCGAGTTCGCCGCCGAACGCCCGCTCGCGTGCCCGCCCGCGGCTCCCGTGCGTCTCGGTCGTGCGCGCGATGCCGGTGTGGCGCGCGTCGATGACGTGCTGCCGTGGTTCACTCACAACGCCTCGATTCACTTCTCGACGCCGCACGGCCTCGAGCAATACGGCGGCGCCGCCTGGGGCGTGCGCGACGTCACGCAAGGCTCGATCGAGTGGCTGCTCTCCGCCGGCGAGTTCGATGTCGCGCGTCGCGTGCTCGAGACTGTTTTTGCGCAACAATACCTCGGTGCCGCCGCGCAGGCCGAAGGCGTCGAAGGCGCATGGCCGCAATGGTTCATGTTCCCGCCGTTCCACTTCATCCAGCAGGCGCACAGCCATGGCGACGTGTGCTTCTGGCCGGTGAAGGCGCTGTGCGACTACGTCGAAGCCACCAACGACCTCAGCTTCCTCAGCCAGAACATCGACTACACCGACGCGAAGTCTTTCCGGCCGACCGGCACGCGCGAATCGCTTTGGGTGCACTGCGACCGCGTCGTCGCTCACGTCGAAAGCCGCCTCGTGCCCGGCACGGCGCTGGTAAATTACGGTGACGGCGACTGGGACGACACGTTGCAGCCCGCCGATCCCACGTTGCGGACCCGCATGGTCAGCGCGTGGACGGTGGCGCTGGCTTTCCAGACTTTCCGTCAGCTCGCGGCCGTCAGCCAGCGGGCGGGCGAAACGGCGCGGGCCGAAGTTCTCGAGTCGCTGCTCGCGCGCATGCGCCGGGATTTCAGCGCCCAGTTGATGCCCGGCGGCACCGTGGCCGGATTCCTTGTCAACGAGGCCGACGGCACGAAACGTCCGCTGCTGCACCCGAGCGACAAGATCACCGGCATTCGCTATCGTTTGCTGCCGATGACGCGCTCCGTGATCGCGGAGTTGTTTACTCCGGAGGAGGCGAAGCATCACCTCGCCATTGTCGAGCGCGACCTGAAGTTCTCCGACGGCGTGCGGCTCATGAGCGAGCCCGCGACCTACCACGGCGGACTGGAAAAACTCTTCAAGCGCGGCGAGACCGCTGCGAACGTCGGCCGCGAAATCGGCCTGCAATACGTGCACGCGCACATCCGCTACGCCGAGGCGATGGCCAAGATCGGCGATGCGGACCGGTTGTGGGAAGCGCTCCAAGTCGTGAATCCGGTGGGCCTCGAACAGGTCGTGCCGCGCGCCGCCCCGCGCCAGAGCAACGTCTATTTCTCGAGCTCCGACGCCGATTTCGCCGACCGCGTGGAAGCGGCCGCGCGCTGGCCGGAACTGCGCGCGGGGCGCGTGTCGGTCCGCGGCGGCTGGCGACTCTACTCGAGCGGCCCCGGGCTTTACCTGCACAAGATCCGCGCGTGCCTGCTCGGCATCCGCGAGTCGTTCGGCGATGTCGTGTTCGATCCGGTGCTCCCGCGCAGCCTCGATGGTTTGACCGCCGAGACGCATCTCTGCGGCCGGCCCGTGCGCCTCGTCTACGCCGTGAAGTCCGCCACGCATTCGCCGCGGAGCGTGCGCGTGAACGGGCATGCTTTGGCCGGCAATCCCGAGCCGAACCCCTATCGCGCGGGCGGTCTCCGTGTCGCCTCTGCTGACGTATCCACGCATCTCAACCCCCAATCGAACCTGATCGAGATCATCCTGTAG
- a CDS encoding MFS transporter — protein sequence MNSHHTTAAADRIPVSQKVAYGMGAVVTIVAVNSVVQLTNLVYVVGLGVSAIWIGYAQAFPRLWDAIIDPFLGNMSDNCRSRWGRRIPFLIVGGVLIGIAFWALWTVPRDWSKEWMFGYFLVTSLFFYTVVPIYAIPHGALGLEMTDDYHEKTSLFAYSSFIGNIGALTLPWVYYLANRPMFGGDTVNGVKWVCLGLSVMLTGAAMWCAFVCKEGKVQQASQQERIPIWQSFKATYRNPTFLRLVGAFVLLIVAFQLVMGFNNYIQIFYLFGGNTDSASEVMALNGTLWATVGLAGAFPMAWCSRRYGKRFTVLLAFALIIGGNLSKIICYNPAHPYWTTFPTVCLSLGMVFAFSLVNAMIADICDEEELATGIRREGIYFAVYNWWWKVAVSIATIISGYLQRFTGFVEGAKMQSDSTLFQLRAWEICLPAAICLLSVWLLASYPLTEARAYEIKALLKQRKASATPAGAA from the coding sequence ATGAACTCCCACCACACCACCGCCGCGGCCGACCGCATTCCTGTTTCGCAAAAGGTCGCCTACGGCATGGGGGCGGTGGTCACGATCGTCGCCGTCAACTCCGTCGTCCAGCTGACGAACCTCGTCTATGTCGTCGGTCTCGGCGTCAGCGCGATCTGGATCGGCTACGCGCAGGCATTTCCGCGGCTGTGGGACGCGATCATCGATCCCTTCCTCGGCAACATGTCGGACAATTGCCGCTCCCGCTGGGGCCGGCGCATCCCATTCCTCATCGTGGGCGGCGTGCTCATCGGCATCGCGTTCTGGGCGCTTTGGACGGTGCCGCGCGATTGGAGCAAGGAGTGGATGTTCGGCTACTTCCTCGTGACGTCTTTGTTCTTCTACACCGTGGTGCCGATCTACGCGATTCCGCACGGCGCGCTCGGGCTCGAGATGACCGACGACTATCACGAGAAGACGAGCCTGTTCGCTTACTCGAGTTTCATCGGCAACATCGGCGCGCTCACGCTGCCGTGGGTCTACTATCTCGCCAACCGCCCGATGTTCGGCGGCGACACCGTCAACGGCGTGAAATGGGTCTGCCTCGGTCTGAGCGTCATGCTCACCGGCGCGGCGATGTGGTGCGCGTTCGTGTGCAAGGAGGGCAAGGTCCAGCAGGCGAGCCAGCAGGAGCGCATTCCGATCTGGCAAAGCTTCAAGGCGACCTACCGCAATCCTACGTTCCTTCGCCTCGTGGGCGCGTTCGTGCTCCTGATCGTCGCGTTTCAGCTGGTGATGGGTTTCAACAACTACATCCAGATTTTCTACCTCTTCGGCGGAAACACCGACTCGGCCTCCGAGGTCATGGCGCTGAACGGCACGCTCTGGGCCACGGTCGGGCTTGCCGGTGCGTTCCCGATGGCGTGGTGCTCCCGGCGCTACGGTAAGCGCTTCACCGTCTTGCTGGCCTTCGCGCTCATCATCGGCGGCAACCTTTCCAAGATCATCTGCTACAACCCGGCCCACCCGTATTGGACGACGTTCCCGACGGTGTGCCTGTCGCTGGGCATGGTCTTCGCGTTCTCGCTCGTGAACGCAATGATCGCCGACATCTGCGACGAAGAGGAACTCGCCACCGGCATCCGCCGCGAGGGCATCTACTTCGCCGTCTACAACTGGTGGTGGAAAGTCGCGGTCTCGATCGCGACCATCATCAGCGGCTACCTGCAGCGCTTCACCGGCTTCGTGGAGGGCGCGAAGATGCAGAGCGATTCCACGCTGTTCCAGCTGCGTGCGTGGGAGATTTGCCTGCCGGCCGCGATCTGCCTGCTGAGCGTTTGGCTGCTCGCCAGCTACCCGCTCACCGAGGCGCGCGCCTATGAAATCAAGGCGCTGCTCAAGCAACGCAAAGCCTCCGCGACGCCCGCTGGCGCCGCCTAG
- a CDS encoding discoidin domain-containing protein, with translation MNTNSVSLRPLVRLAAAAVALAAAALGCAQPRQLDDFASVAGWTAVTSEGAQAKIGHATGKTGGAVVLDFDLSHAYGYATARKAVDLELPANYQLTFELRGECQVNNFEVKLIDEHDNVWMAKRLSFTFPAQFETQHVRKRHISFGWGPHRIPEPKRIRAIEFTVATATGGVGRIYISNLRFAPIDDAAAAAARATVQASVGAPTADVHGTVVEHWSVAPGEGEAALTIDFAHEREIGGLILDWAPGKAAASYAVQLSADGREWRTVASVSRGNGGRDYVYLPEQQGNLLRLELPPEEVAKGAELARLEVQPPQFGQNENTFFEAIARRERRGFFPKFYIGEQCYWTTAGSPADGDNALIGETGQIEVARGSFTVEPFLYVDGQLVTWSDVQLSQSLEAGYLPIPTVEWKRGDLTLRITTFAAGAAGADSVLLTRYQLTNAGAPVKGKLFLAVRPFMVDPPWQNIFRAAGWARVERVALVDGVVQVGARRVIPLDRPSAFGATPFESGEIVEHLARGRLPAATSAEDAAGFASGALAYDFDLGTGASHEVRLASPFHQPTQPIPANVSAAEAARYVDAAQKATRAMWESRLDLFQVRLPASAQPVIDTIKSNLAYIFINQDGVRFQPGSRNYQRSWIRDGSLTSTALLELGLNDAVKAFADWYAPFQFPSGKVPCVVDRLGADPTPENDSHGQLIYLFMQVYHFTHDKEWLRTKWPHVVRTVRYIQELRATRKVEPFISGTAEQRAFYGLMPESISHEGYSAKPMHSYWDDAFTLRGLKDAATIAEILGETAAAKEFAAERDDFRKDFYNSIRLAMQNTKVDYIPGCAELGDFDATSTTVLVQPGNEVGLLPEPALSRTFEKYFERFVARRDGKMEWLDLTPYENRVIGSFVYLGQKDRAQACLDYFMSLRRPAGWNHWAEVVFRDPKTPRTIGDMPHTWCGSDFIRSVRGMFVYEREQDDALVLAAGVSDAWVTDPAGIEVVSMPTYFGKISYTVKSQRAADGSVNAVEVSIADGVKVPAGGIVVRSPLSRPIRSVHGDGKLMHQNEIRIDSLPAKLSIAY, from the coding sequence ATGAATACGAACTCCGTTTCACTCCGTCCGCTCGTTCGCCTCGCCGCCGCTGCGGTCGCGCTCGCCGCTGCCGCCTTGGGTTGCGCGCAGCCGCGCCAGCTCGACGACTTTGCCAGCGTCGCCGGTTGGACTGCTGTCACCTCTGAGGGTGCGCAGGCCAAGATCGGCCATGCCACCGGCAAGACCGGCGGCGCGGTCGTCCTCGATTTCGATCTCAGCCATGCCTACGGCTACGCCACGGCGCGCAAGGCGGTCGATCTCGAGTTGCCCGCGAACTACCAGTTGACCTTTGAGCTGCGCGGCGAGTGCCAGGTGAACAACTTCGAAGTGAAGCTGATCGACGAGCACGACAACGTCTGGATGGCGAAGCGGCTCTCGTTCACCTTCCCGGCGCAGTTCGAAACGCAGCACGTGCGTAAGCGCCACATCTCGTTCGGCTGGGGCCCGCATCGCATTCCAGAGCCGAAGCGCATTCGCGCGATCGAGTTCACGGTCGCCACCGCCACCGGCGGCGTGGGCCGCATCTACATTTCCAATCTCCGCTTCGCGCCGATCGACGACGCGGCGGCCGCCGCCGCTCGCGCCACGGTCCAAGCCAGCGTCGGCGCACCGACGGCCGATGTGCACGGCACCGTGGTTGAGCACTGGTCCGTTGCGCCCGGGGAAGGGGAGGCGGCCCTGACGATCGATTTCGCGCACGAGCGTGAGATCGGCGGCCTCATCCTCGATTGGGCGCCCGGCAAGGCCGCGGCGAGCTACGCGGTGCAACTCTCCGCCGACGGACGCGAGTGGCGCACCGTCGCCTCCGTCTCGCGCGGCAACGGCGGACGCGACTACGTCTACCTGCCCGAGCAGCAAGGCAACCTGCTCCGCCTCGAATTGCCGCCGGAGGAAGTCGCCAAGGGCGCCGAACTCGCGCGCCTCGAAGTGCAGCCCCCGCAATTCGGCCAGAACGAGAACACCTTCTTCGAAGCCATCGCGCGCCGCGAGCGGCGGGGCTTCTTCCCGAAATTCTACATCGGCGAACAGTGCTACTGGACGACCGCCGGCAGCCCGGCCGACGGCGACAACGCGCTCATCGGTGAGACCGGCCAGATCGAGGTCGCGCGCGGGTCCTTCACCGTCGAGCCCTTCCTCTATGTCGACGGCCAGCTCGTGACCTGGAGCGACGTCCAGCTCTCGCAATCGCTCGAAGCCGGCTACCTCCCGATTCCCACCGTCGAATGGAAACGCGGCGACCTCACGCTGCGCATCACGACCTTCGCCGCCGGTGCCGCCGGCGCGGACAGCGTGCTGCTCACGCGCTACCAGCTCACGAATGCCGGCGCGCCGGTGAAGGGAAAACTCTTCCTCGCGGTGCGGCCCTTCATGGTCGACCCGCCGTGGCAAAACATCTTCCGCGCCGCCGGCTGGGCGCGCGTGGAGCGCGTCGCGCTCGTCGACGGCGTCGTGCAAGTCGGCGCGCGCCGCGTCATCCCGCTCGACCGCCCGAGCGCGTTCGGTGCGACCCCGTTCGAGTCCGGCGAGATCGTCGAGCACCTCGCTCGCGGCCGCTTGCCCGCGGCCACGTCCGCCGAGGACGCCGCCGGTTTCGCCTCCGGCGCGCTCGCCTACGATTTCGATCTCGGCACCGGCGCGAGCCACGAAGTGCGCCTCGCTTCGCCGTTCCACCAGCCGACACAGCCGATCCCGGCCAACGTCTCCGCCGCCGAAGCCGCGCGCTACGTCGACGCCGCGCAGAAGGCCACGCGCGCGATGTGGGAGTCGCGCCTCGACCTGTTCCAGGTGCGCTTGCCGGCGTCGGCGCAGCCGGTGATCGACACCATCAAGTCGAACCTCGCCTACATTTTCATCAATCAGGACGGCGTGCGCTTCCAGCCGGGCTCGCGCAACTACCAGCGCTCGTGGATTCGCGACGGCTCGCTCACCTCGACCGCGCTGCTCGAACTCGGTCTCAACGACGCCGTGAAGGCGTTCGCCGATTGGTATGCGCCGTTCCAGTTTCCGAGCGGCAAAGTGCCCTGCGTCGTCGACCGCCTCGGCGCCGATCCGACGCCCGAGAACGACAGCCATGGCCAGCTCATCTACCTGTTCATGCAGGTCTACCACTTCACGCACGACAAGGAGTGGCTCCGCACGAAGTGGCCGCACGTCGTCCGCACCGTGCGCTACATCCAGGAACTCCGCGCGACGCGCAAGGTGGAGCCGTTCATCAGCGGCACGGCCGAGCAGCGCGCGTTCTACGGTCTCATGCCCGAGTCGATCAGCCACGAGGGCTACAGCGCCAAGCCGATGCATTCCTACTGGGACGACGCCTTCACGCTGCGCGGCCTGAAGGACGCCGCCACCATCGCCGAGATCCTTGGCGAGACGGCCGCTGCGAAGGAGTTTGCCGCGGAGCGCGACGACTTCCGCAAGGACTTCTACAACTCCATCCGCCTCGCGATGCAGAACACGAAGGTGGACTACATCCCGGGTTGCGCGGAACTCGGCGACTTCGATGCGACCTCCACGACCGTGCTCGTGCAACCCGGCAACGAAGTCGGCCTCCTGCCCGAACCGGCGCTCAGCCGCACGTTCGAGAAATACTTCGAGCGTTTCGTCGCCCGCCGCGACGGCAAGATGGAGTGGCTCGACCTCACGCCCTACGAGAACCGCGTGATCGGTTCCTTCGTCTACCTCGGGCAAAAGGACCGCGCGCAGGCCTGCCTCGACTACTTCATGTCGCTGCGCCGCCCGGCCGGCTGGAACCATTGGGCCGAAGTCGTCTTCCGCGATCCGAAGACCCCGCGCACGATCGGCGACATGCCGCACACGTGGTGCGGCTCCGACTTCATCCGGTCCGTGCGCGGCATGTTCGTCTACGAGCGCGAACAGGACGACGCGCTCGTCCTCGCCGCCGGCGTGTCCGATGCGTGGGTGACCGATCCCGCCGGCATCGAGGTCGTCTCGATGCCCACCTACTTCGGCAAAATCAGTTACACCGTGAAGAGCCAGCGCGCGGCCGACGGCTCCGTGAATGCGGTGGAAGTCTCCATCGCCGACGGCGTGAAAGTGCCCGCCGGCGGCATCGTCGTGCGCTCGCCGCTTTCGCGTCCGATCCGTTCCGTGCACGGTGACGGAAAACTGATGCACCAAAACGAAATCCGCATCGACAGCCTCCCGGCGAAACTGTCGATTGCTTACTGA
- a CDS encoding TonB-dependent receptor plug domain-containing protein, whose amino-acid sequence MLAFTPLLSAQSAPPATAPKPDDDVVQLETFTVNTDRDIGYVAVDSLAGGRTNTPIKLTPAAMSSLTRTFLDDVAIQDIRESLQWALNVIPSDYGAGKTSSPFGDFDFNFRGAGQSLQGGAGPTRNYFTYYQSADTYNVERIEFDRGPNSILFGIGTVGGVLSTYTKQARFDKEFLNPAFVFDSNGSKRFTVDSNSRFLNKKMAVRVNALIEEQKGWQDQDIDRQRAVDVAFAYQVTPRTAVRLDAEASRSERSFYRASAPEGTSRWDGVSVSNTWGAAPLTPAGTAAPSGSTARIDGSNYWNVYIPSLPGIGIQNWNIGQRSNGIFLPIAPQAGWYPTSMTNGTLTIDGSTIAVFPKREFTVAAKDAISKPEYDVATLWLTHSFTNSLELAVTGYYYKDSRDSKNYEGIGFLAVDINKQLPNGNPNPNFGKRYGDFMISGQNQNRGVKEVRAQLTYKLDTKLFNQAYRQTFSVSAGQQDITWHARQLNAQILNAGIVGASNRIIRARIYEDDTHPTIALPATIGSYQVAYTSHDGNWFDFDEDYTLKHVAAFTHIRALDDKLSVLLGARHDSYDQYRLNAIIPTTTASAATGNTYSGGAVYYIGPVGIFANYGKNFEPIGPGRNPSLTGKPFEATRGEGVDAGLRFSTNDGKYYATAVYYDAKSYDRITGTKIGFGNIWNLYYDARSEARDPALGALAYDDTQSLHVSGYEFEVTANPLKNLRLQASYALPESEIVDALAGQRAYYAANFSKWDAAANLGNTAATNLRTALVNAQTTLDNNVAGKTVVGTTKYVANIFANYTFMNDKLKGLSIGGGVSRTGKQYSTVIRNETYYRAERNTTNMVIAYSTKFGGIPTRIALNVLNVLDDKDPVITSYDGSWRDSAGRAIPNGYFLPSPRTFKLTASFQL is encoded by the coding sequence ATGCTCGCCTTTACCCCGCTGCTCTCGGCCCAGTCGGCGCCACCGGCTACGGCGCCGAAACCCGACGACGATGTGGTCCAATTGGAGACCTTCACGGTTAACACGGATCGCGACATCGGCTACGTTGCCGTCGACTCGCTCGCCGGCGGGCGCACCAACACTCCGATCAAGCTGACGCCGGCCGCGATGTCCTCGCTGACGCGCACCTTCCTCGACGACGTCGCGATCCAGGACATCCGCGAGTCGCTGCAATGGGCGCTCAACGTCATCCCGTCCGACTACGGCGCGGGCAAGACCTCTTCACCGTTCGGCGATTTCGACTTCAACTTCCGCGGCGCCGGCCAGTCGCTGCAAGGTGGCGCAGGCCCGACGCGCAACTACTTCACCTATTACCAGAGTGCCGACACCTACAACGTCGAGCGCATCGAGTTCGACCGCGGTCCCAATTCCATCCTGTTCGGCATCGGCACCGTCGGTGGCGTGCTCAGCACTTACACGAAGCAGGCGCGCTTCGATAAGGAGTTTCTCAATCCCGCCTTCGTCTTCGACAGCAACGGCAGCAAGCGCTTCACCGTCGATAGCAACAGCCGCTTCCTGAACAAGAAGATGGCCGTGCGCGTCAACGCGCTGATCGAGGAACAGAAAGGCTGGCAGGATCAGGACATCGACCGCCAACGCGCCGTCGACGTCGCGTTCGCTTACCAAGTGACGCCGCGCACCGCCGTCCGCCTCGACGCCGAAGCGAGCCGCTCGGAGCGCTCGTTCTACCGCGCCTCGGCGCCGGAAGGCACGAGCCGTTGGGATGGCGTTTCCGTTTCGAACACCTGGGGCGCCGCGCCGCTCACGCCGGCCGGGACCGCCGCGCCTTCGGGCTCCACGGCGCGCATCGACGGCAGCAACTACTGGAACGTCTACATTCCCAGCCTGCCGGGCATCGGCATCCAGAATTGGAATATCGGCCAGCGCTCCAACGGCATCTTCCTCCCGATCGCCCCGCAAGCCGGTTGGTATCCGACTTCGATGACCAACGGCACGCTCACGATCGACGGCAGCACCATCGCGGTGTTCCCGAAACGCGAGTTCACTGTCGCCGCTAAGGACGCGATCTCGAAGCCCGAATACGACGTCGCGACGCTCTGGCTGACTCACAGCTTCACCAACTCCCTCGAGCTCGCCGTCACCGGCTACTACTACAAGGACTCCCGCGATTCGAAGAACTACGAGGGCATCGGCTTCCTCGCCGTCGACATCAACAAGCAGCTCCCGAACGGCAACCCGAACCCCAATTTCGGCAAACGCTACGGCGACTTCATGATCAGCGGCCAGAATCAGAACCGCGGCGTGAAGGAAGTCCGCGCCCAGCTGACCTACAAGCTCGACACGAAGCTCTTCAACCAGGCCTACCGCCAGACCTTCAGCGTCTCGGCCGGCCAGCAGGACATCACTTGGCACGCGCGTCAGCTCAACGCCCAGATCCTCAACGCCGGCATCGTTGGCGCCAGCAACCGCATCATTCGCGCCCGCATCTACGAGGACGACACGCATCCGACCATCGCGCTGCCCGCGACCATCGGTTCCTATCAAGTCGCCTACACCTCGCACGACGGCAACTGGTTCGACTTCGACGAAGACTACACCCTGAAGCACGTCGCTGCCTTCACGCACATCCGTGCGCTCGACGACAAACTCAGCGTCCTCCTCGGTGCGCGTCACGACAGCTACGACCAGTATCGCCTCAACGCCATTATCCCGACGACGACGGCCTCCGCCGCGACGGGCAACACCTACTCGGGCGGCGCGGTTTACTACATCGGACCGGTCGGCATCTTCGCGAACTACGGCAAGAACTTCGAGCCCATCGGCCCCGGCCGCAATCCGAGCCTCACCGGCAAGCCCTTCGAGGCCACCCGCGGCGAGGGCGTCGACGCCGGCCTCCGCTTCTCCACCAACGACGGCAAATACTACGCGACCGCCGTCTACTACGATGCGAAGTCCTACGACCGCATCACCGGCACGAAGATCGGCTTCGGCAACATCTGGAACCTCTACTACGACGCCCGCAGCGAAGCCCGCGATCCCGCGCTCGGTGCGCTCGCCTACGACGACACGCAGTCGCTGCACGTCAGCGGCTACGAGTTCGAAGTCACCGCGAACCCGCTGAAGAACCTGCGCCTGCAGGCCAGCTACGCGCTGCCGGAGTCCGAGATCGTCGACGCCCTCGCTGGCCAGCGCGCCTACTACGCCGCCAACTTCTCGAAGTGGGATGCGGCCGCCAACCTCGGCAACACCGCCGCCACCAACCTCCGCACCGCACTCGTGAACGCGCAGACGACGCTCGACAACAACGTCGCCGGCAAGACGGTCGTCGGCACGACCAAATACGTCGCGAACATCTTCGCGAACTACACGTTCATGAACGACAAGCTCAAGGGCCTCTCGATCGGCGGCGGCGTCTCCCGCACCGGCAAGCAATACTCGACCGTCATCCGCAACGAGACCTACTACCGCGCCGAGCGCAACACCACCAACATGGTGATCGCCTACTCGACGAAGTTCGGTGGCATCCCGACGCGCATCGCCCTGAACGTGCTCAACGTTCTCGACGACAAGGATCCGGTCATCACCAGCTACGACGGCTCCTGGCGCGACAGCGCCGGCCGTGCCATTCCCAACGGCTACTTCCTGCCATCGCCCCGCACCTTCAAGCTCACCGCCAGCTTCCAACTCTAA